The following are from one region of the Betta splendens chromosome 15, fBetSpl5.4, whole genome shotgun sequence genome:
- the nkx1.2la gene encoding NK1 transcription factor related 2-like,a: protein MLDPEDCGVTMTSTHKISFSIIDILDPNKFNSNRGSELCVAKEKFSVPNVEGTTLEPDSPARDDLTVERTRAEEEADEGSVASTRADSLLTSPSADTEHFFSEGQDDGESAVPPQEPSAHKRRRPDQVCAKPRRARTAFTYEQLVALENKFRATRYLSVCERLNLALSLSLTETQVKIWFQNRRTKWKKQNPGADSPLQSGSNPLVSPNPAPCASSAASFHQTFPTFSSGNVIFHTTGAVPLASTGGLLHPFMSAGFVQPTYFNPHI from the exons ATGCTGGACCCGGAGGACTGTGGAGTGACAATGACGTCCACTCACAAGATCTCCTTTTCTATCATTGACATATTGGATCCGAACAAATTCAACAGCAATAGGGGAAGCGAACTTTGCGTCGCTAAGGAGAAGTTCTCCGTGCCAAACGTGGAAGGAACAACTTTGGAGCCGGACAGCCCTGCACGCGACGACCTGACAGTTGAGCGCACGAGAGCAG AAGAAGAGGCGGACGAAGGCTCTGTGGCCTCCACACGCGCTGACTCCCTCCTGACCTCCCCCTCGGCAGACACAGAGCACTTTTTCTCCGAGGGACAGGACGACGGAGAGTCAGCGGTCCCACCGCAGGAGCCTTCGGCGCACAAGCGGCGGCGCCCGGACCAGGTTTGCGCCAAACCGCGGCGCGCCAGAACGGCGTTCACGTACGAGCAACTGGTGGCTCTGGAGAACAAGTTCCGCGCAACTCGGTACCTGTCCGTGTGCGAGAGACTAAACCTGGCGCTGTCCTTGAGCCTGACCGAAACCCAGGTGAAAATCTGGTTTCAGAACAGGAGGACCAAGTGGAAAAAACAGAACCCGGGCGCAGACAGCCCGTTGCAGTCGGGCTCCAACCCCCTGGTCAGCCCAAACCCGGCTCCCTGTGCGTCGAGCGCCGCCTCCTTCCACCAAACTTTCCCCACTTTCAGCTCCGGGAATGTGATTTTCCACACGACTGGTGCTGTTCCACTTGCATCCACTGGAGGACTTCTGCATCCCTTCATGTCCGCTGGATTCGTCCAGCCGACGTACTTCAATCCGCATATATGA